The following is a genomic window from Hymenobacter monticola.
GCCGGGGCGTGAAAAGCTGCGCCGCGCTGGTGCGGCGGCTGGCCGAACTGGAGCCGGCGGAAGTGGTGAGCGGGGGCGCGGCCGGCGTGGATGCCCTGGCGGCTAGCTGGGCCAGGGCCCACGAGGTGCCGCTGACGGAACTGCGGCCCAACTATGCCGCCCACGGCCCCACGGCCGCTACCCATGTGCGCAACGCCGAGATAGTGAAGCGGGCCGCGCTGGTGCTGGTGGTGTGGGACGGCCAGAGCAAGGGCACACTG
Proteins encoded in this region:
- a CDS encoding SLOG family protein — translated: MEKYKNKAVAVVGSRGVKSCAALVRRLAELEPAEVVSGGAAGVDALAASWARAHEVPLTELRPNYAAHGPTAATHVRNAEIVKRAALVLVVWDGQSKGTLSTLKAARRLGRPVELLPLD